GAAGAGGAAATTGGAGAGTTTGGTGTCGAGGTATGAGTTTGCGCCGCGTGTTAGGGATTCGAGTGCTGAGTGGAGTGAGGATGAGAGTTTTGTTTTGTTGGAGGTTTGGGGGGAGAGGTTTTTGCAATTGGGGAGGAAGAGTTTGAGGTCTGAGGATTGGATTGAGGTTGCGGAGAAAGTGTCGGAAATGTGTAAAGTTGAGAGGAGTCATGTGCAGTGTAGGAATAAGTTGGATGTTTTGAAGAAGAAGTATAAGAAGGAGAGAGCGAAGATGGAGGAGATGGGAGGGTATTTTGGACAATGGGTTTTTTTCAAGAAGATGGATATGTTGTTTAGCTTTTCGTCTAGGCAACAGTTGTCGGGTTTGGCTTGTGGGTTTGATTCGGGGGAATATGTTTTTATGAATCCGAAAGTGTATTTGAGTCAGTCGAATGCTTTAGATGAGATGAGAGATAGTCCTGCGGAGTCGGAGTCTGAGGGTGATGAATCGGATGAGGCGGAACCTCAGAGGAGAGGAGACGTGGATGGCACGTCATTTAGGTTGTTGGCAGATTCGATTCAGAAGTTTGGAgcaatttat
This genomic interval from Apium graveolens cultivar Ventura chromosome 8, ASM990537v1, whole genome shotgun sequence contains the following:
- the LOC141677508 gene encoding trihelix transcription factor ENAP2, whose translation is MGDSDDDYPQKHYPSSSSYPTSIRSRRPIQNPNFHTYRDDDDSDELEDDSILYRNDEVSHKNRNFMKQEEEDDDDDDEEEDEDDDDEEYRENGYGGRGYDGNDDSKRRQKKRKLESLVSRYEFAPRVRDSSAEWSEDESFVLLEVWGERFLQLGRKSLRSEDWIEVAEKVSEMCKVERSHVQCRNKLDVLKKKYKKERAKMEEMGGYFGQWVFFKKMDMLFSFSSRQQLSGLACGFDSGEYVFMNPKVYLSQSNALDEMRDSPAESESEGDESDEAEPQRRGDVDGTSFRLLADSIQKFGAIYEKIEDSKRQQMMELERMRMDFQQDLEVQKKQIVENAQAEIAKIREGNDDDTDSNTDTDVSAGNVSG